In Motacilla alba alba isolate MOTALB_02 chromosome 4A, Motacilla_alba_V1.0_pri, whole genome shotgun sequence, the genomic window TGCCATCCTTGTAGCCCGGGGGCAGTTACTCCTAACTGCATTAGAATTACTGCTAACTGATCCAAATTTCTTCTGTGGGCTGTTTTGCTCCGGGGGTTGAATTGGGTTAATCATCCTAATTGAAGTGAATTTGGCTCTGGAAGTTTCATTAGGGGCGTTGGTGCTGTCTGGGTGTTGCAAGTGAAGTGGCCAGACAGACTGGTGAAGGatgggagtggggctgggatctgctctctccagccctgttggtgcccaggagagcaggagtcACTCAGTGTGCCTTTGCTCTTTGAGGTGAGGTGACCTTTGCAAGTCCGAGCAGTTTCCAGTGTGGTGCAGtgtcagctcccagctctgtggtgcAGTTTGCTCAGTCGCTTTGTTTGTCCCCTCGAGGTCTCTCTGGAGGACAAGAACGCCGTCGTCATCTACGACTCCAAGCTGCAAACCCCAGTGACTCTGCAGGAAGCCATCTGTGACATGGGATTTGATGCTAGCCTGGCTGATTCCAGCCCACAACCTGTTCTACCTGACACAGTTTTCCTCACCCTGCCTGCCCAGTCAGCCCTAACGCCCAGGCAGATCTGTGCCACGCTGCTGAGCCACAAAGGGATCGTGGATGTGAAAGTGTCCTCTGATCAAAGAACTGCCGTGGTGGCTTTCATCCCTTCCATCACCAACGGCAGGAACATTACCCAGATGGTCCCGGGAGCAGATCTGAGCATCTCTGTGCCAGAGGTAACACCTGGAACGTGGGAAGATTCCAGCTGGTCCCAGGCGAGCAGCGCTGTGCTGCGCCTGAAAGTCGATGGCATGACCTGTCACTCCTGCACCAGCACCATCGAGGGCAAGCTTGGCAAACTGCAGGGAGTCCAGAGGATTAGAGGTAAAACCTTAGTGTGTTTTTATGGAAATTGAAGCTGGCAAATTGCAAGGAATTCAACAGATTAGAGGTACAACTCTAGTCTAGAGTTTTTATGTAAATTGAAGTTGGCCATGCCGTTTGTCCTCTGATGGCGATGCAGGTTTTAGATGAGATAGCTGAGTGTGACAGTGACTCTTTGTGGGACTGggtatttaattttgttttaatgtggACTAGAAATGAAGAAAGGAGCCCATATTGTGGGAAGGATCTGGCTGTTACATGGGTTCATGGATTCTGGCTGAACATGATGGTGTTCAGTGGTTGTTTTGCACTTGGTAGGCAGCCTGGAGTAGTTGTGCTCCATTATTTTATTACCAGTTATAGAAGTCTGTAATAACagatgcctttttaaaattgtaattaatTATCAccgtgggtcttcagggcagtcaggacttggtgaagcaaaggagagatcttgactccatttcagaaggctggtttattatattatgatatatattacattaaaaaagaccacactataactatactacaaagaacagagagaaagattcatcagaaggcgagacagaaatagaaaggaatgaataacaaagttctgtgactcccagagagtccgagagctgctgcctcctggattggccaccaagcagaaacatcccacactgaccaatggaggaagcacctgctgcatcccacaacagcagatcacaaattgtttacacttgaagctgaggcccttcagcttctcaggagaagaaaatcctagcaaagggattttcataaaatatcacaaccacaatTAATAATAGTTCATGTCTTCTGTCCAATTAAAAATCTAAAAGGCAAGCTTACTGATAAGTTAGCTTTGGGATAAGTGTATTGCCATAGACCCCCAAACAAGGATAAATTCAATAAAAAGTGATTTGTGCCATTTGTGAAAATcatggggaaagaggaaaaattggAGGAGGAGTTGAAAATTGTTGTAGTACTAGACAAAAACTGGTTAAAGAACTAAGTTGTTTGACCAATGAAATCAATGAAATCTCCTTTCTGTTGCAGTTACATTTCTGACCATTTAAAGTGTTGCTGGAAAGCTTTGACAAGATCCTGTGATGTGATTATTATGCTTAGGGCAGTGACACACACTTATTTTATTGATTAATTTCCAGTGTCTCTGGACAATAAGGAAGCTGTTGTTGTCTACCAGCCTCCTCTaatcacagcagaagaaataaagcagcaaattGAAGCGGCGGGTTTCACAGCAGCCTTCAAAAAGCAGCCTAGACCCCTGAAGCTCAGTGGGATTGACCTGGAGAGGCTGAGGAATGCTCAGCCCAAGAGCTCTGAGGCATCACACAGAGAAAACTCCAGTGGAACTGGCACACAAACAGTTGTGTTCAGAGTCGAGGGGATGCACTGCAATTCCTGTGTCCTCAACATCCAGAGCACCGTGTCGGCGCTGCCGGCGGTGACGAGCGTCGTGGTTTCTTTAGAGAACAAATCTGCTGTTATAAACTACAACCCAAGCTTAATTagcacagagaagctgaggaaagctGTGGAGAACGTGTCTCCAGAGAGGTTCAGAGTCAGCCTTCCTGAGGAGCATGAGAACCTGGCACTGTTCCCCACGCTGGCATCTCCTCTGAAGTCTCACCCTGCTCCCCAGGatcccagccagcccctcaCTCAAGCTGTTGTGATCAATATCGAGGGCATGACTTGCAGCTCCTGTGTGCAGTCCATCGAGGGAGTGCTGTCCCAGAAGACAGGTGTGAAATCTGTTCACGTCTCTCTCCCAAATGGAACTGGAACTATAGAATATGACCCACTGCAAACAAGCCCAGAAGACTTGAGGTCCTCAATAGAGGATATGGGATTTGACGCATCCTTTCCAGGTAATGACATGTGAAACTTTCAAATTTATAAGGGTTGTGCAGTTATGTTTAGGATTTGGTACCCCCCAAGATGAAATTTAGCAGTTGACATACACTTTGTGCTTGCCAAGAGAAGCTTTATAGCTTCACTGCAGATGAGATCATTAAAGATAACGTGCACACCCTTTAATACATCAGATTGATTCAAATGATTGCGGTGTCTGGTGATATAAATATGTCAGATAAATGCTGGTTTATGTCACTAGCTGCAGAAGTGGTTGGGTGCTCCCATTTAATCCTTTCCACCCTGTTCCTGCACAAACAGCATCCCCTGAATTGCTGTAAGGAGCCTGTAGTTGCAGAGCCCCTCTCTAAGGTTAAAAACATTGGTTTTGCTTGTGAAACATGCACTTGCTTACAAAATCAGCTTTGTGCTCCAGGGAAAGTCAGTGAAACTGTGTGTGAGACTAAGGTTGCAATGCTGAGGTTTTGCTTCCAGCTACAGGAGAGGACAAAGGATGTGCAACAGAACAAAGGCAAAAGGCAAAATAGTAGCGAGCCCGTAAGTTATATCAGTGGCCCACCTTTGTCTTGTGTTCTTTTGCTGACTCTGAACTCCAGAGGAGTGGGTGGGTCAGACTGACAGGGTGTGCACAATCCCCGTTTCCATTTTCAGTGCCAGTGAGCAGCAGTGTGTCACAGCAGCtcgtccctccctgccctggctgttcACACTGTCACAAACTGCTGTCTCCTTTGCAGCAaaggcagagctccctgtggccaaagctcagccctgccctgaagCACAGCTGGACTCTCACAAGCCTGAGCCACCCTCCAAAGCGCCACCAGCCcaccctggcaggcaggagagcaagACCATCTCCAAGTGCTACGTGCAGGTCACAGGCATGACGTGTGCCTCGTGCGTGGCCAACATCGAGAGGAATCTCAGAAGGGAGGATGGTGAGATGTCTGTCAGCGTGGTCTGTTACATTGCCAAGCATTTGCTGGAGAACCCTTCTGGcttttgcagtgtttttaaGGCGTGGGTTGTCAGGACAGGTGTTCCTCCTTCTGGCCCAtagggtgggagcagggacacccttGCTGCTTTATGGACgtgctgcccaggctctgctgttgcaaaagcagcagctgagtgcTCCAGAGAATGTAGAGATCAAATAGGGGATCCTTTTGAAGGTAAAACAGCTCTTTCCTGCTGGAGGGAGGTTCCCAGGTGTGCAGCTGAAAGGCAGAAGCAGATGTGAGCTCTAGGGAGCTGCGAGAAGGGACAGTGTGAGTGGATTAAAGGGACACGGGTTAATTTTAGCTCTGCGAGTCAGGGCACTGGTGTCTGTGGTTATATTTGCAGGAACAAACGGCTGCATGACTGTGATGTAACAGAGTCATTAATGCAGACTGTGTTTAATTATCATAATGAAGATGGACAGGTTTCAAGTCAGcctggattttaatttttttcatcctaGAAAATGGATGCATCTAAATCCTCTCAGTGCCCAGTAGGATTGCACTGTTAGATCTGCCCTTTCTCATACAGGTTCTCCTTCAAAAAGGCTGCCAGAAATGGTAAAGGCAGATCAGAGAAATATGCAGCACTGTGGtttagaagaaattcttttaagGAGAAATAGGtgttttttaatatagcatGGACAGGATGTTTGTAATTAGACTGTTCAAGGCATGCTGCTCATGGGGAGTGGTGCTTTCATCTGTCACACCTGCACTGAGGTGCTGGTGTAGCTTCCAAACATGAGATGTTTCTCTTTATATACAACAAGGGAGCTTTCCCAATTTCAATAAATTGTGTTGTGCCCTCATTCCTCATAAATGTAGGAATAAATCCTAAGCCTGATTTACCACTCACACACTTTGTTTCCTAGGAATCCACTCGATCCTTGTTGCCCTGAtggcagggaaggcagaggtgAGGTACAACCCTGCTGTCATTCACCCTGCAGCCATTGCAGAGCTCATTCGGGAGCTGGGCTTCGGAGCCACCGTGCTGGAAAACTGTGGGGAAGGAGATGGCATTCTGGAGCTTGTTGTAAGCTGATTGTTAAACCCAGCCACCTTcagcttttattgcttttatctGCTGGATGTGCCTGTGTTAGTGTCCGCTGCCTGGAGTTTTACAGTGTAATAGAggttaatttataaaaaattaaatataatggTACATCAGGTGTGTATCACAGGTTTTATCTGTCCTGCAAACTGTGCTGGCTTACTACTAcactgaaaatgcagagaaatatttctgtatttttctgtttgctcttcCTGTTGCTAgaatttactcttttttttttttttttactttttgaagCTGAGTGTCCCCCAGCTCTGAGACTGAGCATCCAGCAGAGCTTTAGCAGGGATTAATaaccctgtccctgtgctgtgcttcctCTAGAAGGGTTGGAGGGGGCCCCGAGCAACGTGATCTTGTGGGAGGcatccctgcccaaggcaggggtTGGagctggatggtctttaaggtctcttccagcccaaactattTTTTGATTCTACAGTGCTCACACCCCAGATCAAAGCAATAAATAATGCAGCACAGTCACAATGACTTCTCCTACTTGCTAAGGTGCATTTGCCAGGCAGCCTGTGCTTTGCCAACAGGAAGGAACCTTTATTTTCCAGGTGAGAGGGATGACCTGTGCCTCCTGTGTGCACAAGATAGAATCCACCCTCATGAAGACCAATGGTGTCTTGTACTGCTCCGTGGCTCTTGCCACCAACAAAGCCCACATCAAATATGACCCTGAGGCCATTGGTCCTCGAGATGTCATACAAGTGATAAAGGTGAGTTTCGTGTAGACACCAAGTCTCCTAAAATATCCAGTGTCCTTGGAAGTTACACACCCCAGAAATAGAAGGAAAGGCtgttaaagcaaaaaaactaTATATCTCCTTCCATCTTCTTTCATCTTAGTGCATGTTTCTGCAGctaatttgtgttttctggcTTAAAAATGCTGTGTTACAGCTTTGcctaagtttttaaaaataaatgctgtgaaAGTCAGGTCATGGTAGACTTGGAGATACCAGCTATAGGGTTGTAGAAAAATCAggaacatttatttaaaaataaagtactgTGACAGGTGAAATAAGTTTCCCTGCCTTCTCCTTCAGTTTCTCAATTTCTGTGCTTTAGAAACAACCATTTTGGAAAGCCACATTTTAGAGAATAGTATTTTGTTCCAGAAAGGTTAATTTCTACATCAGATTGCCTTTCTCTTCTTGAAAAGTAAATAAGCAGTAGTAACAGACAACAGGAACTAAACAATAATAACACTTTATACCAGAAATGTTAATAAAGTCAATCAAAGGTAAGACTGGCACCATCAGTAAGTTGGCAATTACTGAGCACAAAGTGAGTTTTAGAACTGACTgttctattttttattattctgcttttttccccttaggaTTTAGGTTTTACTACTTCCTTAGTCAAAAAGGATAGATCTGCCAGTCATCTGGATCACAAACAGGAAATCAGGCAGTAAGTATTCCTGAGCATACTAAGATTCCACAAACATCTTTGATTCTTCTTTGTTACTCAATCATCAATTTATGATTTCtttctgtggctgtgcagaGTAACTACTTAAAATATTCTCCTGCACTTGACtgcaatgttatttttttctttttttttttttttaaatctgaggTGGAAAAGGTCTTTTGTGGTGAGCCTGGTGTTCTGCATCCCTGTGATGGGGCTGATGATTTACATGATGGTGATGGACAGCCAGCTCTCGCATGCCCACACACATCACAACATGAGCAGTGAGGAGATGGAGGCCCTCCACTCCTCCATGGTCCTGGAGtaccagctcctgccaggattGTCTGTCATGAATTTCCTGTCATTTTTACTCTGTGTCCCTGTACAGGTGAGTGGGGCTATGCCAACTCCTGCTTTGTTGGGCTTAAATGCTCAAATTGGAAGGTGATGAAGAAATGAAGTTTGAAAAGTGAATGCAATTGTGCTGATACAAAATGCTTTTGAGGTTCTCGCATGCTTCTCCTGTGGCCAAAATAATGGGTGCTGAGGactgcaggggcagggcaggctgtgggcagctgctgtgtgctggtTCCAGGCTTCTTTTTCTACCTCTGGCAAGGTTGGTTTGAAGGTGCTGGAGATGGTATTTCACcttcagactcaggtgtttattatttcttaccTGTGTTGCAGTCTCACAGCAGTGagttctgcagttcttcacTAACAAGGCACTAAAAAGGCTAACAGGCTTTTGTTACGaggtcttttaaggctaaactatccaattaagaaatgacacctaaattattttcacttttaacccaatgACTAATCACCTGAAGTCTGTAATGTGGACTTTTCTATCCAATTACAAAATACTACCCAAACCCCTGAAGAAAAAGGACCAGCCtctgccctaaaacctccatctttcCCCATATATATTgctatattctaaaaccttaaacttTTAAGTTTTCCACTTTGTGATATTACACATTTCTAATCAAACTACAAGCCAGTAATCCCAGTGCTAttaatcaattttggaagccttctccaagGCCTCAGGTCAAATATAGAATTTTCTTGTGGTCTGTGCCCTTCAGCatagaaagtttaaaattctcagcatgcagagctccagcagctgtgcacCTGAGGCAGCTCCTGAATCCCACTGGGAGGGCGCTGGGAATACCTGAGAGTGCTGTGGGAAGACCACAGCCCTGACTAGAGCTGGGATTTTGTTCAGGGAAAGGGGCAAATACCACAAATAAGcgggaagagctgctgctgctgtgtgctggagctgtgggatgcCATTGCAGGTGTTCGGGGGGTGGCACTTCTACATCCAGGCCTCCCGGGCGCTGAGGCACAACACGGCCAACATGGACGTGCTCGTGGTGCTGGCAACATCCATTGCCTTCCTCTACTCCTTCATCATCCTCCTGGTGGCAATGGCTGAGAGGGCCAAAGTGAACCCTGTGACCTTCTTCGACACGCCCCCGATGCTGTTCGTGTTCATCTCGCTGGGCCGCTGGCTGGAGCACGTGGCAAAGGTGAGCAAAGCAGAGCCGGGGCACCGAGAGCcactgcagcaccctgggaaAACATCCCGTGCAAAAGCTTTGCTGGGCTCTTTTAACCTTCTGTGTGGTAAAACCGTCTTTAATAACGGAGCTAATAAAAGTTGGACTGAATATCAGACTGTTCGCAGAAAGTGTTTTCTTAAAAGGGTAAATTGCAACGTGCACAGTTGTCATTTacccagcttttttttccaatagtacagtcagaaaaatatggaaattattATTCTAGGGTAAAACCTCAGAAGCACTGGCAAGACTAATTTCATTACAAGCTACTGAAGCTACTATTGTTACCTTGGGCCCTGATAACGTTCTTTTAAGGTATCTTGCTTtatcatttgctttttctgttgttccttttttgttgttaataTGCTTAATTCACAGACAAATTTTACTATTCTACAGAACTATGAAGCAAATAACTTCAGATTTGCTGgcagataaaaatattaaaatgcagaattaacactgctctgctttggtttattgctgatttgttttgttttttttcctgtgataaGACAATTAGTAGATTTTCTTAACtggaaagtaaataaaattatgataaaatagGCCATTTCAAAGAGCACTATGACTTTCTTGTGATCATTTTTGTATGCCCTAATGCCAGCCAGTGGGGTTGTGCTTTGTGTGTAGTGCCAGCTCCTTTGCTCGGGTCACTCCAGTTCTAGTTCCTTATAAAACCTTTGCACCATTCCAGCGAGGAGCAAGTGGATGTGGAACTGGTTCAGCGAGGGGACATTGTCAAAGTGGTCCCAGGAGGCAAATTCCCAGTGGATGGCCGTGTCATTGAAGGACACTCCATGGTGGACGAGTCTCTCATCACAGGTCAGCATTTGCTTTTTCCAAGTGTGAatcttttcctttaaacaaaTCTCCAGAGGGGAAGTTGAAGCTGATGTTCTCCCCCGTGTTACGAGCTGGCAGCTGTCCCAGAGGTGCCTTTTTCAGCAGTGTTGTGTCTGTTGCTGCCCTTTCCTCAGGTGAGGCCATGCCCGTGACCAAGAAGCCTGGCAATACAGTTATTGCAGGCTCCATCAATCAGAACGGGTCCCTTCTCATCTCGGCCACCCACGTGGGAGCTGACACCACTCTGTCCCAGATTGTTAAACTCGTGGAGGAGGCCCAGACCTCTAAGGTAGAGTATCATCCAACTGAACACTTGAGGTTTGCTGTCTCATGCGGGCACCAGCACACCAAATCACTGCAGGGGTGGCTGAGACTGCTTGGGTTTGAATTGCAGCTGTGTAATGAAGTCTGTCTTGCTGAATAAGGACTCTGATCCTGTCTCCTGAGCCAATCCTCTTATTAAGTAAATCTGTAATTACGAAGTGTGGCGAGCCAAGTGtgctgcaagcagcagctgtgattcTTGTCTTCTGTGCCTTCAGACACAAACGTGATGGTGCTGAGTGGTGtttctccttcccaggctcCCATCCAGCAATTTGCAGACAAACTTAGTGGCTACTTTGTTCCTTTTATTGTGGCTGTCTCTGTGGTTACCCTTTTTGCCTGGATTATAATTGGGTTTGTGGATTTTGAAATAgtggaaaaatactttctggTAAGTAAATCTCTTTAAACaccttctgaaatatttaataaacagCCTTACAGTTCTATTAGACTGCAGTGGTTCCCTTTCTGGATTACCCTTGCAGGCAGTTGCTGACTATTACTGCTCTTGTTACTACATTTTTTACATTatgtattttgtttatattgTATCATTCCTGCGTTTATACTTGAAGAGAATCCACAGTAATTAATCAGCTCTTGTaagctgggattttttaaaaagttaattaaaagaaatattgaacATAAAAAATTTCCCACCATCCATCCCTCCTCTGTGGGAAAAAGAAGTCCCCCTCTGTCACAAGCTCCAGTTATGTATGGAGCTCTGTGTAATTCATCTTGGCAATCAGTGGAATTCATCTTCCTTACAAATTCCAGAGGAGGGTCAGGATCCCAACTTGGACTTAAGCATTGCTTAGATCACAGggtttcttattttaaaactatttctgataagaatttctctgttttcaggAAAGCCATCTTCATATCTGCTTTTTTTGCTCCTTAGTATATATAACTTCGATAGAGTATCTTTTGTTACAGTGCATCATTAAAGAGTTGTAGCATGTGGTGTCTTGTTTGAGGAAATGTCCTATAAATAAAACAGTTGAGGataattcacagaattcacagaatcactgggttggaagagaccttaagatcgagtccaacccagccccaacacctcaactaaaccctggcacccagtgccacatccaggctttgttaaacacacccagggatggtgactccaccacctccctgggcagaacattccagaactttatcaccctttctgtaaaaaccttttcccaatatccaacctgtatttcccttggtgcagcttgaggctgtgtgctctggttctgtcagtgctgcctggagaaagagcccagccccagctgagcacaggcaccttccaggagctgtggagagtgacgagggcacccctgagtctccttttctccaggctgagcacccccagctccagtgGGTAGATGAGCTATCAGTGGTAGATGCAGTATAGAACACAAGTTGGTTAATTAATCATTAATTTAATCATTCATCTTTGGTTTTGCATGCTTTGCTGAGTATTAATACTCAGCGGATACATTAGCAGATGTTTCCAACCTCCAAGACGATGCGTAGCCAAATGTGTTCTTCCTGTCGTTTGATTTCTTCCTGACCAACTCCCCTCCGTGCCCAGGGCTACAACAAGagcatttcagcagcagaggtgaTCATCCGCTTCGCCTTCCAGGCCTCCATCACGGTGCTGTGCATcgcctgtccctgctccctgggcctGGCCACCCCCACCGCCGTCATGGTGGGCACCGGCGTGGGGGCCCAGAACGGCATCCTCATCAAGGGCGGGGAGCCCCTGGAGATGGCACACAAGGTGAGCCCCGGGGTGCCCCA contains:
- the ATP7A gene encoding copper-transporting ATPase 1 isoform X1, translating into MEAQSVAIGVEGMTCSSCAQSIEQHLGKMNGIHNIKVSLEDKNAVVIYDSKLQTPVTLQEAICDMGFDASLADSSPQPVLPDTVFLTLPAQSALTPRQICATLLSHKGIVDVKVSSDQRTAVVAFIPSITNGRNITQMVPGADLSISVPEVTPGTWEDSSWSQASSAVLRLKVDGMTCHSCTSTIEGKLGKLQGVQRIRVSLDNKEAVVVYQPPLITAEEIKQQIEAAGFTAAFKKQPRPLKLSGIDLERLRNAQPKSSEASHRENSSGTGTQTVVFRVEGMHCNSCVLNIQSTVSALPAVTSVVVSLENKSAVINYNPSLISTEKLRKAVENVSPERFRVSLPEEHENLALFPTLASPLKSHPAPQDPSQPLTQAVVINIEGMTCSSCVQSIEGVLSQKTGVKSVHVSLPNGTGTIEYDPLQTSPEDLRSSIEDMGFDASFPAKAELPVAKAQPCPEAQLDSHKPEPPSKAPPAHPGRQESKTISKCYVQVTGMTCASCVANIERNLRREDGIHSILVALMAGKAEVRYNPAVIHPAAIAELIRELGFGATVLENCGEGDGILELVVRGMTCASCVHKIESTLMKTNGVLYCSVALATNKAHIKYDPEAIGPRDVIQVIKDLGFTTSLVKKDRSASHLDHKQEIRQWKRSFVVSLVFCIPVMGLMIYMMVMDSQLSHAHTHHNMSSEEMEALHSSMVLEYQLLPGLSVMNFLSFLLCVPVQVFGGWHFYIQASRALRHNTANMDVLVVLATSIAFLYSFIILLVAMAERAKVNPVTFFDTPPMLFVFISLGRWLEHVAKGKTSEALARLISLQATEATIVTLGPDNVLLSEEQVDVELVQRGDIVKVVPGGKFPVDGRVIEGHSMVDESLITGEAMPVTKKPGNTVIAGSINQNGSLLISATHVGADTTLSQIVKLVEEAQTSKAPIQQFADKLSGYFVPFIVAVSVVTLFAWIIIGFVDFEIVEKYFLGYNKSISAAEVIIRFAFQASITVLCIACPCSLGLATPTAVMVGTGVGAQNGILIKGGEPLEMAHKVKVVVFDKTGTITHGTPEVMQVKFLVEGNLLPRHKMLAIVGTAESSSEHPLGAAITKYCKKELNSETLGTCTDFQVVPGCGISCKVTNIEALLYRKNRMVEENNVKNVTLVKIEENADESAQPALIIDTELPTTVTSQKYSVLIGNREWMTRNGLTVRNEVDKAMMEHERRGRTAVLAAVDGVLCGLIAIADTVKPEAELAVYTLKSMGLEVVLMTGDNSKTARSIASQVGITKVFAEVLPSHKVAKVKQLQDEGKRVAMVGDGINDSPALAMASVGIAIGTGTDVAIEAADVVLIRDDLMDVVASIDLSRKTVKRIRINFVFALIYNLIGVPIAAGVFLPIGLVLQPWMGSAAMAASSVSVVLSSLLLKMYQKPSSEKLEFRARGQLRHKSPSEISVHVGIDESGAGSPKLSLMDRLITYSRASINSLLSDKRSVNSIVLGEPDKHSLLVGDFGEDDDTAL
- the ATP7A gene encoding copper-transporting ATPase 1 isoform X2 encodes the protein MEAQSVAIGVEGMTCSSCAQSIEQHLGKMNGIHNIKVSLEDKNAVVIYDSKLQTPVTLQEAICDMGFDASLADSSPQPVLPDTVFLTLPAQSALTPRQICATLLSHKGIVDVKVSSDQRTAVVAFIPSITNGRNITQMVPGADLSISVPEVTPGTWEDSSWSQASSAVLRLKVDGMTCHSCTSTIEGKLGKLQGVQRIRVSLDNKEAVVVYQPPLITAEEIKQQIEAAGFTAAFKKQPRPLKLSGIDLERLRNAQPKSSEASHRENSSGTGTQTVVFRVEGMHCNSCVLNIQSTVSALPAVTSVVVSLENKSAVINYNPSLISTEKLRKAVENVSPERFRVSLPEEHENLALFPTLASPLKSHPAPQDPSQPLTQAVVINIEGMTCSSCVQSIEGVLSQKTGVKSVHVSLPNGTGTIEYDPLQTSPEDLRSSIEDMGFDASFPAKAELPVAKAQPCPEAQLDSHKPEPPSKAPPAHPGRQESKTISKCYVQVTGMTCASCVANIERNLRREDGIHSILVALMAGKAEVRYNPAVIHPAAIAELIRELGFGATVLENCGEGDGILELVVRGMTCASCVHKIESTLMKTNGVLYCSVALATNKAHIKYDPEAIGPRDVIQVIKDLGFTTSLVKKDRSASHLDHKQEIRQWKRSFVVSLVFCIPVMGLMIYMMVMDSQLSHAHTHHNMSSEEMEALHSSMVLEYQLLPGLSVMNFLSFLLCVPVQVFGGWHFYIQASRALRHNTANMDVLVVLATSIAFLYSFIILLVAMAERAKVNPVTFFDTPPMLFVFISLGRWLEHVAKGKTSEALARLISLQATEATIVTLGPDNVLLSEEQVDVELVQRGDIVKVVPGGKFPVDGRVIEGHSMVDESLITGEAMPVTKKPGNTVIAGSINQNGSLLISATHVGADTTLSQIVKLVEEAQTSKAPIQQFADKLSGYFVPFIVAVSVVTLFAWIIIGFVDFEIVEKYFLGYNKSISAAEVIIRFAFQASITVLCIACPCSLGLATPTAVMVGTGVGAQNGILIKGGEPLEMAHKVKVVVFDKTGTITHGTPEVMQVKFLVEGNLLPRHKMLAIVGTAESSSEHPLGAAITKYCKKELNSETLGTCTDFQVVPGCGISCKVTNIEALLYRKNRMVEENNVKNVTLVKIEENADESAQPALIIDTELPTTVTSQKYSVLIGNREWMTRNGLTVRNEVDKAMMEHERRGRTAVLAAVDGVLCGLIAIADTVKPEAELAVYTLKSMGLEVVLMTGDNSKTARSIASQVGITKVFAEVLPSHKVAKVKQLQDEGKRVAMVGDGINDSPALAMASVGIAIGTGTDVAIEAADVVLIRDDLMDVVASIDLSRKTVKRIRINFVFALIYNLIGVPIAAGV